TGGTTGCAGGAGTTCCATCTTGTTTTTGCTAGCAAATAGCCGGGGTGTATAGGGGCTGTGTGGACAATCTCAGTCAGGTGTATTTCACTACTACTCTTACATACAATGTCCCTAGTCCAACTTGGTGGCAGCTGAGGGAGGAGAGTGGGTGGggtggtgtgtgtgtgtgggggggggggggagcctAGCTAAGATACCATGTTGAGAAGAGTTTAAATCTAACTTTAACCAGAGTTGTGACTGATATTAGTAATAGAGTTAGATGTGTCAAGGCCCAATACAACAGGGGCAACACACAGTACATTTCAACGGTATCAAATAATTTACCCTGTTTATTTCAATCAAATGAACAAATTACCATTACAAACAAACACAAGCTAAATTCAAACAAAACCTGCGCTTGCATGTACTCTGGGGAACAAAACTACCCCAGGTTCATTTTGTCATTTTTTTCAAAATAAGGAAAACTATGGTCATGGTACCCACGCTCACGCACCTCACAGATCGCTGAATTGTTTCTGGAATGTGGGATTGATGCACGCAAATATTGATTTTTTCTTTCGCTTTGTTCCAAACAGGAAGTTTCGCAACGGTACCCTTGTCCGACTTGGAAAATGCTTGAATTGTTTCTCGTGGCTTCTTTCGGTCTCTGGCCGCGACAAGCGTTGGGATGAAATCTCAAAACTCTCACGTAGCCCCTCCAGAGCATGGCTAACTTTGGCTTGAAGCCCCCTCATGTGTTCTGATGCTGCCTGCATCTCGCCCTCAATCTTGCTGGTAGATTGCTGCATGTTTAGGACCTCGCCTTGAAACTTGGCAGCTTCATATGGTGTAAACCTGGCTCTGTCCATCTCCAGGCTACCACGCAGGGCTTCCGCTATCTCCTCTTGCATTCTGCAAAGAGACGCAGATTTAAGCTGCACTTCTTGATCGAGAAGCGCGCTCTGCTCAAACCATACATCCAGTTCAGTTCGGAGCTCTCTCAACTTCTTCTCAGCAGGTCCGGGCTCTGCTGGAGTATCTGGTTCTCTAGACTTATTATCTTCCATTTCGTCCTGTGCCTCCTGGTACCTTCTGTCAAACTCCTGCATGCGATAGCAAGCCATGCTATACCTTACCAGGAACTGCAAATTTTCCTCCACCAAAGCGTCAATGTCGTTTCTGAACCTCGTCATTTTATGAAGTGACGTGTTGTTAGGTGTCTCGATGTTACTAGAACTGTTTTCCTCCACGGCAGAAATATCTCTACCCAAAGTGGCAATTGATCTGTCAATTTCTCTAAAAGATCTCAAACTTAAGAATCCGTTTGAGTTACCACCTGCTTTACTTGGAGGCACCTCTGAGGAATCCAGGAGATCCCTTAGTGACCGTATCTCAACATACTTCATGGAATTTGCATTCCTTAACTCCCGTATAACTGCCTTTGTCTCTTCAAGATGCTCCTGGTTTCTCCTTTCCAGTTCGCTAAGCCTCCTCTTTGTTTCTTTGTAGTTCCGCAGAACTGAAGTACAATCAGCTAGTAGTATTGCTTCTTTACCTTCAAGCCCATCAGGAAGAAATTCTTGCCAGCTAGGTACAAAGTCCTCCCCCATCAAACCAGACTTTACACCCTGACTCCTTCCTCCATGGTTGTTCGAGGTAGTTGCTTCGCTTGCAAGCTCTCTGCCATGTGAAGTCTTCCTCTCTGAATTCGTCGGAACTTGCTCATAATCTCCAGCTGGCGCACAGATAGAAGTTTCATCCCTCACTTCTGAGGAATATATGTTCTTCATATCATGGACATTATCAACATGAACTAATGAAATGCAATCATCCTCTTTAAGCAATCCAACTTGGTTGCATTCGTTCGAACTTTCAATATTTTGTGGCCCATTTAGTTGATCAACTTGGTGTGGCGATTCTTCAACAGATTTTGCTTCATCTGCATGCCCCATGTGCAGGCTCTTCTTATCAGCACCACTGAAACAAGTAGCTTTTGGAAATGAGGATTCTTCTACGGAATCGTATTCCTTTAACCTGTACAAGTCTGAGGAAGCAATTGGACTAATCTGCCCACTGGTATTTTGTGATTTACTATCTCCAAGTCCTTCCTCCTGGATTACACTACTGCTGGAAAAAGAATTTCCATCATCAATATTTCCCTCAGCGACTTCCATTAATGACTGAGAAGCTTCATTAGAGTCATATTTCCTGTCTAAATGATCCATACTACCTGAGTGGAGGAGATGAGTCTGTCCGACTATTCCCAATGGATATTCACCTCTCATAATTTCACCATTAGGGAAGTTTCTACTTCCGTTCTCAGTTTCTGATGAACTCTGAAATACTTTTCCTGATGAGCTATCAACATTGCCCTCACCTGAATCGTGAACTATGTTTTCATTTTCTGAACTGAAAAGCGGATCAATATGGTCATCAAAATGTAGACGCAATTTGTACCTAACTTGTTGCATTAAGCAACTCCCAGGGATTATTTCCTCATTAGCATTCCTTGAGCCATGGATGCCATCATTACCATTATCACTAACCACTTCCGAGACATCTTCTCTATCTTGGCCCAAACTATGCCTTAGAGTTGGTGCCTCTATGTCTCTGAAGTCCCCACCCTTGCTCTCTTCTGCAGACTGCTCCAGGAACACGTCTCTTGGAACCATTGCACCATCCTCTACCGCAGCTGACAAATTATGCAGGTCTTCAGGGCCAAAAGATCCAAGTGCCTTTGAGATATTAATTATGCAGCTAAAAACTTCAGAAAAGCCTGTGCTGACAGAGGCTTCTTCCTCAAGAATTGATCTTTCAAGAACTCGGACTGTGCTAAACTCATCCTCTAATTGCTTGATCTGTTCATTTAATTCACTTTGGTCATCACGAAGTGCCATCTCGTCTTGTAACTCATCCAATTTATTCTTTAGGTTTTCATTCTCTTGTATGAGTTGATTGATCTGTGCTGTCTGTTTTGGGAACTTGAGCTCCAAGTTGATGACTTTATCAACAAGTTCATCAACATTCTCTGCGATCTCCTCCGCAGAGGATTCAGACCCACTGGAAAAAAACTTGTCAAGTTTCTCATATATGGGCTGCAACTCAAGTATTGCCTTGGTAACTGGGTAAGATCTTGCCACCACCGACGTGTCTGTGCTGCTTGCCTCTCTTGAACATGTGTCAGTGTCGCCATCCATCATAGCATACAGCTGTGCTCGTAGAGACTTTGTTTTTTCCAACTCCACAGCTGCAAGCTTGATCAACTCCTCAAAATGACGTACAAGCTCAGCTATGGTTCCCTGACAGGATCTAAGAGCTGTTATTGTCATCAAGGCACGGGCTTCATCATCGCCGATGGCTGCATGTGCATCAAATCTATCCTGAATAAGGCAGATTTCATTCTGTGTATCTGCAATCTGCTTCTCGATCTCCCGGTACCGAGCAATACCACTCTCATAGGAACTCTTAACATACTCTTTCTCGGTTTGCAGAACAAGTATAGATTTCTGAAGTCTGCCGATCTCTTCTTGTGCCTCCTCGGCGCTCATGCGTGGATGGGAGGGTGGCTTGTTCCATCCTGACCCTGACGGACCTTGTCTCTTTGCGTTGAGAATCTCTTGGACCAAGGACTTGTGTGTCTTGATTGGTGTGATTGCTTTGGGGAAATCATGGTCCTCCTCTTCTAACATTGCATACTGCACCTCTTCTGGACAAGCAGTAGCGATGGTGTGGTTGGCCTTATGGAGCTCCTTGGATATGTGGTCATAGCGTTCGACGAGAGCTCTGTAAGCCCTGTAGACTTGCTCCACATGGCTTATCACCTCTGGCCTGGTGTGGTAGTACATCTCGGCCCTCTTGCCAAAGGAATCGGCTTCCTGTCCGAGGAGTTTGAGCATGATCTTGACTCGATTCTCCATATCTGCGCACGACACAAGATCGGTCATCAGAGGACAGGAGAGCAGGAGACGAATGAAGAAGATGTGGGAACTGACCCTGGAGGTTTGCGTCGAGCCATTTGGACTGGGTGGTCCGGATGTGGCTCGCCCACCACCACGAGTAGGCGTTGCTCGCCGCCCGCTGCAGCATCTTCTTGACATGAATCGCCCCGAGCTCCGCAATCGACCGGATCGGATTCGAATCCCCTCCTTCGTCTTCCTTCCCTGATCCCCGCTGCTGATATTGGTTGACAAGTTCTCTTTCCAATTAGCTGAGATGAGAAAGGCAGACGGTGAGATGGGTTCTTTCCTTCACCGCGTGCAAAGCAAAGCTGTGGGTGGGTGGGCGGTGGCGGCTGCGTCTGTCAGCAGTCAGCACCAGGCACCAGCAGTTGAGCTCTTCTCTTCTTCCTCAGATCTCCATCTGCACGCGCACGGCGGGGAAGAGGAATTGACCTTGACTGCCGACTCCGGTTGCTTAGTTTTTAGTTGATACCGGTCCTTTTTATTTGTGGCATTTTAGTTAAAAATAAAGTAGGACATATTCGAAAATGGAGTTagtaatctctactactctttAAGAGGTTATCGTAGGCGTTCACAGTGGTGGATGGTACACGGTTCTGCCGCGCGTCCGCTCCCCTCCACCTCGCCACCGAAATCTCGTGCCTGTGCGATGCGTCCGCCTCCCCCGCCCCTTCCATACTCCTACCGCGCCCCTTCCATCCCCACCGTGCTCCATGCCCCCGCCTCCACCATCCCCGCCCACCAGTCGTCCCCATCACCGGAAATCTCGCCGCGCCCCTAGAATTCTCGCCCTGCCACCGCCCCAAAACCTCCCCTACCTCCCACCCAGAGAAGATCCCATCCACTACCGCCGGGTCGCCGTCCTCACTTCCGCCGTGCCCCTCCTATTCCACCCGCTCTGCTTGCTCACCGCAGGTGACAAGCTCGTCGCTCCGTCGCTTCCATTTGGGCTGCTCCGTATTGTGCTTAGATCCGGGCAGGCAAGCGGGCGGGCGGGCTTTGAATTCTGCTCTGAGCAACCAGCGTGCTGGTCCGCTTGCTCCTGTTCCGCGCAGATCGCCCTCAAGATTTTATTCCGCCCTCCGTCTCCGGGCTCGCTTGGATCGAGATGGGCGTCTGCGTGTCCAAGGTCGCCTGCTGTTGCTGCTACCGCCGGCGCGAGCCGCACAACGGGGTTACTAACGACAGGACTGATGCTGGTGTGTGATGCCTTCCGCCTTCCATGCCTTTTAGGTGCTTTGCTTTTTGCTGTTTAACTGTTTTGGCGACTGCTTTTCCCTTCTCCGAGATGTTTTTTTGCTTCTCTTCTGGGTGTTTGGGTTCGCGTATGGCCGCTTCCATCCAGTTCGATGCGTGATATCTGCAGTTGCGTTTCCGCACTGCCGCTGAGCCTTTTTTCTGGAACCGTTTCTGATTTCGGCGCTCTTTGATAGCTAAATGATCATGGCTGGAAATGCGCGGATTAACTTCTTCGATACCAT
This portion of the Zea mays cultivar B73 chromosome 2, Zm-B73-REFERENCE-NAM-5.0, whole genome shotgun sequence genome encodes:
- the LOC103647964 gene encoding protein NETWORKED 2A, with the translated sequence MLQRAASNAYSWWWASHIRTTQSKWLDANLQDMENRVKIMLKLLGQEADSFGKRAEMYYHTRPEVISHVEQVYRAYRALVERYDHISKELHKANHTIATACPEEVQYAMLEEEDHDFPKAITPIKTHKSLVQEILNAKRQGPSGSGWNKPPSHPRMSAEEAQEEIGRLQKSILVLQTEKEYVKSSYESGIARYREIEKQIADTQNEICLIQDRFDAHAAIGDDEARALMTITALRSCQGTIAELVRHFEELIKLAAVELEKTKSLRAQLYAMMDGDTDTCSREASSTDTSVVARSYPVTKAILELQPIYEKLDKFFSSGSESSAEEIAENVDELVDKVINLELKFPKQTAQINQLIQENENLKNKLDELQDEMALRDDQSELNEQIKQLEDEFSTVRVLERSILEEEASVSTGFSEVFSCIINISKALGSFGPEDLHNLSAAVEDGAMVPRDVFLEQSAEESKGGDFRDIEAPTLRHSLGQDREDVSEVVSDNGNDGIHGSRNANEEIIPGSCLMQQVRYKLRLHFDDHIDPLFSSENENIVHDSGEGNVDSSSGKVFQSSSETENGSRNFPNGEIMRGEYPLGIVGQTHLLHSGSMDHLDRKYDSNEASQSLMEVAEGNIDDGNSFSSSSVIQEEGLGDSKSQNTSGQISPIASSDLYRLKEYDSVEESSFPKATCFSGADKKSLHMGHADEAKSVEESPHQVDQLNGPQNIESSNECNQVGLLKEDDCISLVHVDNVHDMKNIYSSEVRDETSICAPAGDYEQVPTNSERKTSHGRELASEATTSNNHGGRSQGVKSGLMGEDFVPSWQEFLPDGLEGKEAILLADCTSVLRNYKETKRRLSELERRNQEHLEETKAVIRELRNANSMKYVEIRSLRDLLDSSEVPPSKAGGNSNGFLSLRSFREIDRSIATLGRDISAVEENSSSNIETPNNTSLHKMTRFRNDIDALVEENLQFLVRYSMACYRMQEFDRRYQEAQDEMEDNKSREPDTPAEPGPAEKKLRELRTELDVWFEQSALLDQEVQLKSASLCRMQEEIAEALRGSLEMDRARFTPYEAAKFQGEVLNMQQSTSKIEGEMQAASEHMRGLQAKVSHALEGLRESFEISSQRLSRPETERSHEKQFKHFPSRTRVPLRNFLFGTKRKKKSIFACINPTFQKQFSDL